In the genome of Molothrus aeneus isolate 106 chromosome 5, BPBGC_Maene_1.0, whole genome shotgun sequence, one region contains:
- the OSBPL8 gene encoding oxysterol-binding protein-related protein 8 isoform X2 produces the protein MNQHQGKEGYFTPTKELLQPCLSPGSAHSHGSDKGKDDASQKDDAAYSMSKSKSESKLFNGSEKDISQSSSKLTKKESLKVQKKNYREEKKRATKELLSTLTDPSVIVMADWLKIRGTLKSWTKLWCVLKPGVLLLYKTPKNDQWVGTVLLNVCELIERPSKKDGFCFKLFHPLEQTIWATKGPKGEAVGAITLPLPSSYLIIRAASESDGRCWMDALELALKCSSLLKRTMIREGKEHDLNSSADSSHVSFYGLIRANNLHSGENLPLNDSEIERHHFKDQDTYSDKSDKENDHDHEESDNDGLGKSEESDSDTSERQDDSYVDPEPIDIKETTYLEQSHEELGEAGEAAQTEEVSEENKSLIWTLLKQVRPGMDLSKVVLPTFILEPRSFLDKLSDYYYHADFLSEAALEENAYNRMKQVVKWYLSGFYKKPKGLKKPYNPILGEFFRCMWIHPRTNSKTFYIAEQVSHHPPISAFYVSNRKDGFCLSGSILAKSKFYGNSLSAILDGEGRLTFLNRGEDYVMTMPYAHCKGILYGTMTLELGGIVNITCEKTGYSATIEFKLKPFLGNNDSVNQISGRIKLGKEVLAVLEGHWDSEVIISDKKTGVSETFWNPTSEVKQRRLHRYTVKFEEQDDFESEKLWQQVTKAINNKDQTEATQEKYILEEAQRKSAKERKLKDEEWTCKLFDQDSVTGEWHYKYADTRPWDPLNDMIQFEKDGAIQTKVRHRTPMVTVPKIKRKPSGLKKGECGFSSPEPDNQDSSGSEAQLMKHNTRIRKKGTDLGELHSAIESIKETQEDIKREIMALRNRVTSNSSPWDYHSLQFKHYVFIVLMVLLQLIINVLFK, from the exons gtTCTGACAAAGGGAAGGACGATGCGTCACAAAAAGACGATGCCGCATATTCTATGTCAAAAAGCAAG TCTGAATCCAAGCTTTTCAATGGCTCTGAGAAGGACATCTCTCAATCTTCAAGCAAACTTACAAAAAAAGAATCTCTCAAG gttcaaaagaaaaactacagagaagaaaagaagagagcCACAAAAGAATTACTTAGCACACTCACAGACCCCTCAGTTATTGTTATGGCTGACTGGTTGAAG ATTCGTGGTACCTTGAAAAGCTGGACCAAACTGTGGTGTGTACTGAAACCAGGAGTGTTGCTTCTTTACAAAACTCCCAAAAATGACCAGTGGGTAGGAACAGTGCTGCTGAATGTTTGTGAACTCATCGAGAGGCCTTCTAAAAAAGATGGCTTTTGTTTCAAACTTTTTCATCCTTTGGAGCAGACCATATGGGCTACAAAG GGTCCTAAGGGTGAAGCAGTTGGTGCTATAACTCTGCCATTGCCCAGCAGTTACTTGATCATCCGAGCTGCTTCAGAATCAGATG GCAGGTGTTGGATGGATGCTTTGGAGCTGGCACTGAAGTGTTCAAGTCTGCTGAAGCGTACAATGATTAGGGAAGGTAAAGAGCACGATTTGAACTCCTCAGCTGACAGTAGTCATGTCTCTTTCTATGGTCTCATCCGTGCTAACAACTTGCACAGTGGAGAAAACTTACC GTTAAATGACAGTGAAATTGAGAGGCATCACTTCAAAGATCAAGATACATACTCTGACAAGTCTGATAAGGAGAATGACCATGACCACGAGGAATCTGATAACGATGGGCTGGGGAAAAGTGAAGAAAGCGACAGTGACACATCGGAGCGACAGGATGATTCTTATGTCGATCCAGAACCAATTGATATCAAGGAAACAACTTACTTAGAACAGAGTCATGAAGAACTTGGGGAG GCAGGTGAGGCTGCTCAGACAGAAGAAGtgtcagaagaaaacaaaagtttgATCTGGACACTACTGAAGCAAGTCCGGCCAGGAATGGACTTGTCCAAGGTTGTACTGCCTACATTTATTTTGGAGCCTCGCTCTTTCCTGGACAAGCTGTCTGATTACTACTACCATGCAGACTTTCTGTCTGA agctgctcttgaaGAGAATGCTTACAACCGCATGAAACAAGTAGTGAAGTGGTATTTGTCAGGATTCTACAAAAAGCCAAAG GGACTAAAAAAGCCGTACAATCCTATACTTGGAGAGTTTTTCCGCTGCATGTGGATTCATCCAAGGACAAACAGCAAGACCTTTTATATTGCAGAACag gTGTCACATCATCCTCCAATATCTGCCTTCTATGTTAGCAACCGCAAGGATGGTTTTTGCCTTAGTGGTAGCATTCTGGCCAAATCAAAATTCTATG ggaattcATTATCTGCCATACTAGACGGAGAAGGACGGCTAACGTTTCTAAATAGAGGAGAAGATTATGTAATGACAATGCCATATGCCCACTGTAAAG GAATTCTTTATGGAACAATGACCTTAGAGCTTGGAGGAATAGTCAACATCACCTGTGAGAAAACTGGCTACAGCGCAACAATTGAATTCAAACTCAAG ccTTTTCTGGGTAACAATGACAGTGTTAATCAAATATCAGGGAGAATTAAGCTTGGCAAAGAAGTTCTGGCTGTTTTAGAGGGTCACTGG GACAGTGAAGTTATTATTAGTGACAAGAAGACAGGTGTTTCAGAGACATTCTGGAACCCAACATCTGAGGTGAAGCAGCGTAGATTACATAGATACACTGTGAAGTTTGAAGAGCAAGATGACTTTGAATCAGAGAA GCTTTGGCAACAAGTgacaaaagcaataaataataaagacCAAACAGAAGCTACTCAGGAGAAATATATTCTGGaagaagctcagagaaagagTGCCAAAGAGAGGAAGCTTAAGGATGAAGAGTGGACATGCAAGCTGTTCGATCAGGATTCAGTCACAGGAGAATGGCACTATAAATATGCTGA TACCAGACCATGGGACCCTTTGAATGATATGATCCAGTTTGAAAAAGATGGCGCAATCCAGACAAAAGTTCGACATCGGACACCAATG GTTACTGTTCCAAAAATCAAACGAAAGCCATCCGGTCTGAAGAAAGGAGAGTGTGGTTTCTCATCCCCAGAGCCTGATAACCAGGATTCCTCTGGGAGTGAAG CACAACTTATGAAGCATAATacaagaataaggaaaaaagggaCAGACCTTGGTGAACTACATAGTGCCATTGAGTCTATAAAGGAAACACAGGAAGACATTAAGAG GGAGATCATGGCGCTACGAAATAGAGTCACTTCTAATTCGTCACCCTGGGACTACCATTCCTTGCAGTTTAAGCACTATGTCTTCATTGTACTTATGGTTCTGCTACAGCTTATCATTAATGTCTTGTTCAAATAA
- the OSBPL8 gene encoding oxysterol-binding protein-related protein 8 isoform X1, translated as MENVPVDGELDRNSHHGENRDSPELSMVTNSDDQPITPGKMNQHQGKEGYFTPTKELLQPCLSPGSAHSHGSDKGKDDASQKDDAAYSMSKSKSESKLFNGSEKDISQSSSKLTKKESLKVQKKNYREEKKRATKELLSTLTDPSVIVMADWLKIRGTLKSWTKLWCVLKPGVLLLYKTPKNDQWVGTVLLNVCELIERPSKKDGFCFKLFHPLEQTIWATKGPKGEAVGAITLPLPSSYLIIRAASESDGRCWMDALELALKCSSLLKRTMIREGKEHDLNSSADSSHVSFYGLIRANNLHSGENLPLNDSEIERHHFKDQDTYSDKSDKENDHDHEESDNDGLGKSEESDSDTSERQDDSYVDPEPIDIKETTYLEQSHEELGEAGEAAQTEEVSEENKSLIWTLLKQVRPGMDLSKVVLPTFILEPRSFLDKLSDYYYHADFLSEAALEENAYNRMKQVVKWYLSGFYKKPKGLKKPYNPILGEFFRCMWIHPRTNSKTFYIAEQVSHHPPISAFYVSNRKDGFCLSGSILAKSKFYGNSLSAILDGEGRLTFLNRGEDYVMTMPYAHCKGILYGTMTLELGGIVNITCEKTGYSATIEFKLKPFLGNNDSVNQISGRIKLGKEVLAVLEGHWDSEVIISDKKTGVSETFWNPTSEVKQRRLHRYTVKFEEQDDFESEKLWQQVTKAINNKDQTEATQEKYILEEAQRKSAKERKLKDEEWTCKLFDQDSVTGEWHYKYADTRPWDPLNDMIQFEKDGAIQTKVRHRTPMVTVPKIKRKPSGLKKGECGFSSPEPDNQDSSGSEAQLMKHNTRIRKKGTDLGELHSAIESIKETQEDIKREIMALRNRVTSNSSPWDYHSLQFKHYVFIVLMVLLQLIINVLFK; from the exons gtTCTGACAAAGGGAAGGACGATGCGTCACAAAAAGACGATGCCGCATATTCTATGTCAAAAAGCAAG TCTGAATCCAAGCTTTTCAATGGCTCTGAGAAGGACATCTCTCAATCTTCAAGCAAACTTACAAAAAAAGAATCTCTCAAG gttcaaaagaaaaactacagagaagaaaagaagagagcCACAAAAGAATTACTTAGCACACTCACAGACCCCTCAGTTATTGTTATGGCTGACTGGTTGAAG ATTCGTGGTACCTTGAAAAGCTGGACCAAACTGTGGTGTGTACTGAAACCAGGAGTGTTGCTTCTTTACAAAACTCCCAAAAATGACCAGTGGGTAGGAACAGTGCTGCTGAATGTTTGTGAACTCATCGAGAGGCCTTCTAAAAAAGATGGCTTTTGTTTCAAACTTTTTCATCCTTTGGAGCAGACCATATGGGCTACAAAG GGTCCTAAGGGTGAAGCAGTTGGTGCTATAACTCTGCCATTGCCCAGCAGTTACTTGATCATCCGAGCTGCTTCAGAATCAGATG GCAGGTGTTGGATGGATGCTTTGGAGCTGGCACTGAAGTGTTCAAGTCTGCTGAAGCGTACAATGATTAGGGAAGGTAAAGAGCACGATTTGAACTCCTCAGCTGACAGTAGTCATGTCTCTTTCTATGGTCTCATCCGTGCTAACAACTTGCACAGTGGAGAAAACTTACC GTTAAATGACAGTGAAATTGAGAGGCATCACTTCAAAGATCAAGATACATACTCTGACAAGTCTGATAAGGAGAATGACCATGACCACGAGGAATCTGATAACGATGGGCTGGGGAAAAGTGAAGAAAGCGACAGTGACACATCGGAGCGACAGGATGATTCTTATGTCGATCCAGAACCAATTGATATCAAGGAAACAACTTACTTAGAACAGAGTCATGAAGAACTTGGGGAG GCAGGTGAGGCTGCTCAGACAGAAGAAGtgtcagaagaaaacaaaagtttgATCTGGACACTACTGAAGCAAGTCCGGCCAGGAATGGACTTGTCCAAGGTTGTACTGCCTACATTTATTTTGGAGCCTCGCTCTTTCCTGGACAAGCTGTCTGATTACTACTACCATGCAGACTTTCTGTCTGA agctgctcttgaaGAGAATGCTTACAACCGCATGAAACAAGTAGTGAAGTGGTATTTGTCAGGATTCTACAAAAAGCCAAAG GGACTAAAAAAGCCGTACAATCCTATACTTGGAGAGTTTTTCCGCTGCATGTGGATTCATCCAAGGACAAACAGCAAGACCTTTTATATTGCAGAACag gTGTCACATCATCCTCCAATATCTGCCTTCTATGTTAGCAACCGCAAGGATGGTTTTTGCCTTAGTGGTAGCATTCTGGCCAAATCAAAATTCTATG ggaattcATTATCTGCCATACTAGACGGAGAAGGACGGCTAACGTTTCTAAATAGAGGAGAAGATTATGTAATGACAATGCCATATGCCCACTGTAAAG GAATTCTTTATGGAACAATGACCTTAGAGCTTGGAGGAATAGTCAACATCACCTGTGAGAAAACTGGCTACAGCGCAACAATTGAATTCAAACTCAAG ccTTTTCTGGGTAACAATGACAGTGTTAATCAAATATCAGGGAGAATTAAGCTTGGCAAAGAAGTTCTGGCTGTTTTAGAGGGTCACTGG GACAGTGAAGTTATTATTAGTGACAAGAAGACAGGTGTTTCAGAGACATTCTGGAACCCAACATCTGAGGTGAAGCAGCGTAGATTACATAGATACACTGTGAAGTTTGAAGAGCAAGATGACTTTGAATCAGAGAA GCTTTGGCAACAAGTgacaaaagcaataaataataaagacCAAACAGAAGCTACTCAGGAGAAATATATTCTGGaagaagctcagagaaagagTGCCAAAGAGAGGAAGCTTAAGGATGAAGAGTGGACATGCAAGCTGTTCGATCAGGATTCAGTCACAGGAGAATGGCACTATAAATATGCTGA TACCAGACCATGGGACCCTTTGAATGATATGATCCAGTTTGAAAAAGATGGCGCAATCCAGACAAAAGTTCGACATCGGACACCAATG GTTACTGTTCCAAAAATCAAACGAAAGCCATCCGGTCTGAAGAAAGGAGAGTGTGGTTTCTCATCCCCAGAGCCTGATAACCAGGATTCCTCTGGGAGTGAAG CACAACTTATGAAGCATAATacaagaataaggaaaaaagggaCAGACCTTGGTGAACTACATAGTGCCATTGAGTCTATAAAGGAAACACAGGAAGACATTAAGAG GGAGATCATGGCGCTACGAAATAGAGTCACTTCTAATTCGTCACCCTGGGACTACCATTCCTTGCAGTTTAAGCACTATGTCTTCATTGTACTTATGGTTCTGCTACAGCTTATCATTAATGTCTTGTTCAAATAA
- the BBS10 gene encoding Bardet-Biedl syndrome 10 protein: MCRTSASLGSVRRSLSRSSVPPARLPLPASLCPALRRCPGAAVTLGGGKEGRREGRGGPGAAAMAAAGPERPRLWQEAAALAGAVRGALGPRGGRALLLRPTGEAMPTRDGRRLLEALSVEPPAARVMAARACSHRAATGDGAKSFVVLLAAVLGGLRAAGGGAGLRRALRDFEAQVLERAVARGLRRHLRPAPPGSLEPPLEPLLEPYLAGRLGPGERRCLARLCAEMCRRCAPAAATRPQVLRLLGQRFAELHAAVPGLPLASSRVLPGIVLRRDFAAYCPTDGELRALLVTEPLRPALTAPGVEFVVDSEGQYQASLRWIAKRTEALVKHLQSKNVKLLLSSVKQEDVVIYYAKLYGISVVECLSSEEMALITEITGVSPYVPFGDTMDREITETAVVTFCQPLLLVSKRCVHVGFASVCVFQPHCLILCGPVDGVNEQHAAALQEAFTMLQQLFRTVDQRGEWKAEGESQSKTSDVYTWHSLATQKQLVIENTCNTNQVSECQLKALSDETEGKVFYPDKSDLLVHNQKNHSIPVFVAHNTDTVTASECLDVGKGLEKTCCHIVPFKQEESCAGIARDYSNCLIEAGSVLPVGGYFEILLHYYIQDYAKQCQQSEVTIVSNVVADALLSIPEALYQTERDGFTKFYLEAINLLKKNQPLPVNNEGLESVYCKYQLVISVLHCVTELLSIDLVIGIRRPLQKIEDRDSEDDTRNNKE; this comes from the exons ATGTGTCGCACCTCCGCTTCTCTGGGCTCTGTGCGCCGCTCCCTCTCCCGCTCCTCCGTCCCTCCCGCGCGGCTCCCGCTCCCCGCGTCCCTCTGTCCCGCCCTCCGCCGCTGCCCGGGCGCGGCCGTGACGCTCGGcggggggaaggaaggaaggagggaaggaaggggcggCCCGGGCGCGGCGGCGATGGCGGCGGCCGGCCCAGAGCGGCCGCGCTTGTggcaggaggcggcggcgctggcgggCGCGGTGCGCGGCGCGCTggggccgcggggcgggcgggctcTGCTGCTGCGGCCCACGGGCGAGGCGATGCCGACGCGGGACGGGCGGCGGCTGCTGGAGGCGCTGAGCGTGGAGCCGCCCGCGGCCAG GGTGATGGCGGCCCGCGCCTGCAGCCACCGCGCCGCGACGGGGGACGGCGCCAAGAGCTTCGTGGTGCTGCTGGCGGCCGTGCTGGGCGGGCTGCGGGCggccggcggcggcgccgggctGCGGCGGGCGCTGCGGGACTTCGAGGCGCAAGTGCTGGAGCGGGCGGTGGCGCGGGGGCTGCGGCGGCACCTGCGGCCGGCGCCGCCCGGGTCGCTGGAGCCGCCGCTGGAGCCGCTGCTGGAGCCGTACCTGGCCGGCCGGCTGGGCCCCGGCGAGCGGCGGTGCCTGGCGCGGCTGTGCGCCGAGATGTGCCGGCGCTGCGCCCCGGCCGCCGCCACGCGGCCGCAGGTGCTGCGGCTCCTCGGCCAGCGGTTCGCGGAGCTGCACGCCGCCGTGCCCGGCCTGCCTCTGGCGAGCTCCAGGGTCCTGCCCGGCATCGTCCTCCGCAGGGACTTCGCTGCCTACTGCCCGACGGACGGGGAGCTGCGGGCCCTGCTCGTCACCGAGCCCCTGCGGCCCGCCCTGACGGCCCCGGGTGTGGAGTTTGTTGTAGACTCCGAAGGTCAGTATCAGGCTTCCCTGCGCTGGATCGCTAAGAGGACAGAAGCCTTAGTGAAACACTTGCAGAGTAAAAACGTTAAGCTGTTACTGTCCAGTGTGAAGCAAGAAGACGTAGTTATCTACTATGCTAAATTATATGGTATATCTGTGGTAGAGTGCTTATCCTCGGAAGAAATGGCCCTTATCACTGAAATCACTGGTGTCTCCCCTTACGTGCCTTTTGGTGATACCATGGACAGAGAGATAACCGAAACTGCAGTGGTAACGTTTTGCCAGCCCTTGCTCCTCGTCTCCAAGAGATGTGTCCACGTTGGCTTCGCCAGTGTGTGTGTcttccagccccactgcctgATCCTGTGTGGGCCGGTCGATGGCGTTAATGAGCAACATGCTGCTGCTCTACAAGAGGCGTTCAcaatgctgcagcagctgtttaGAACAGTTGATCAGAGGGGGGAATGGAAAGCAGAAGGTGAAAGCCAGAGTAAAACCTCAGATGTTTACACTTGGCATTCTTTAGCTACTCAGAAACAACTGGTAATAGAAAATACTTGTAATACTAACCAGGTTTCTGAATGTCAGCTGAAAGCACTTAGTGACGAAACAGAGGGGAAAGTTTTTTACCCTGATAAAAGTGATCTACTGGTCCACAATCAAAAGAACCACAGTATTCCTGTCTTTGTGGCACATAACACTGATACAGTCACTGCGAGTGAGTGCCTGGATGTTGGCAAAGGTCTAGAGAAGACATGTTGCCATATAGTTCCATTTAAACAGGAGGAGAGTTGTGCAGGTATTGCACGGGATTACTCCAACTGCCTCATAGAAGCGGGATCAGTTTTGCCAGTAGGGGGTTACTTTGAAATCCTGTTACATTATTATATTCAGGATTATGCAAAACAGTGTCAGCAGTCAGAGGTAACCATTGTATCTAACGTGGTTGCTGATGCTTTGCTAAGTATTCCCGAGGCCTTGTACCAGACAGAACGAGATGGCTTTACCAAATTCTATCTTGAAGCCATTAATTTActcaaaaaaaatcagccacTACCTGTAAACAATGAAGGCTTAGAGTCAGTATATTGCAAATACCAGTTAGTAATTTCAGTTCTTCATTGTGTTACAGAGCTTCTCTCCATAGACTTAGTAATTGGTATTAGGCGGCCACTCCAAAAAATTGAGGATCGTGACTCAGAAGATGACACTAGAAATAATAAAGAATGA